In Alligator mississippiensis isolate rAllMis1 chromosome 10, rAllMis1, whole genome shotgun sequence, one DNA window encodes the following:
- the LOC132243617 gene encoding uncharacterized protein LOC132243617, translating into MAADRLVVVLGGAGTVGSGIAKALLDRGFRVAVISRDAARLDKLRDFVPAAARPRLHTLVGDVGSEAGAESAKRELVRSVGQVTDVVSSLGFSWWQGGPPHTQPLQELHRVLDTLLLSTFTAWKAFFPLVQDSAEGSYTFITGGAGERLLMPGTGFLTLGAAGALAFCRVLREEYPDVPCKLNEVKINMGVATPERLGPGYVSHLEVGEAVAALVEKRRVSHAVLCASSPADLQALALEGQL; encoded by the exons ATGGCTGCCGACAGGCTGGTCGTGGTGCTGGGCGGCGCCGGCACCGTGGGCTCCGGCATCGCCAAGGCGCTGCTGGACAGGG gttTCCGCGTGGCCGTCATCTCCCGGGACGCGGCCCGGCTGGACAAGCTGCGGGACTTCGTGCCGGCGGCCGCGCGGCCCCGCCTGCACACGCTCGTCGGGGACGTGG GGTCGGAGGCCGGCGCGGAGTCGGCCAAGCGGGAGCTGGTGCGGAGCGTGGGCCAGGTCACGGACGTGGTGTCGTCGCTGGGCTTCAGCTGGTGGCAGGGCGGCCCCCCGCACACGCAGCCGCTGCAGGAGCTGCACCGG GTGCTGGACACGCTGCTGCTGAGCACCTTCACCGCCTGGAAGGCCTTCTTCCCCCTGGTGCAGGACAGCGCCGAGGGCTCCTACACCTTCATCACAG GCGGGGCCGGCGAGCGCCTCCTCATGCCGGGCACCGGGTTCCTGACGCTGGGGGCGGCGGGGGCGCTGGCCTTCTGCCGGGTGCTGCGGGAGGAGTACCCCGACGTGCCCTGCAAGCTCAACGAG GTGAAGATCAACATGGGGGTGGCCACCCCGGAGCGCCTGGGCCCCGGCTACGTGAGTcacctggaggtgggggaggcggtgGCCGCGCTGGTGGAGAAGCGCCGCGTGTCGCACGCCGTGCTGTGTGCCAGCTCGCCCGCCGACCTGCAGGCCCTGGCGCTGGAGGGCCAGCTCTGA
- the SPATA2L gene encoding spermatogenesis-associated protein 2-like protein: protein MSGAAGLQQEYRRSVERAFQGGHTGACTDAVLRDALRRRLLEEPELHGVLRSDAFAVLASGLWGQPSLLPALRGLAAAFQVLELAALNLHFFPWRKEFSTIKTFSGVYVHCLRAALPEPDLARSFRRLGYERRDAHHLVVTRPPPGAELMHVACSFFAARLECEILEDVLLQLGPCCVSADDLLQARRGTSGLSACVERLQRLARWPRGRELGVAPAPGGEADTDLYQDPGNLSRTPVAGRRSYERSPKLWGEPAGGYYPLPEAEDPELEQGLGDRADPELASFSFLSLRQELGRVGGSLTPENARSRSPAPSCSYSPRAGASSPGLYRAADRPFQAAENAWGLAPACPRPEGGEGAGPVLALSEVPRYQLHMCLSQGTLPSYYCSTCQQLHARGCEALQACWGGHSMQELRGEKQQRLWLLRTEVDMMLQESGGGRP, encoded by the exons ATGAGCGGGGCggcggggctgcagcaggagtacCGGCGCAGCGTGGAGCGCGCCTTCCAGGGGGGCCACACGGGGGCCTGCACCGACGCCGTGCTGCGGGACGCCCTGCGCCGTCGCCTGCTGGAGGAGCCGGAGCTGCACGGCGTGCTGCGCAGCGACGCCTTCGCCGTGCTCGCCAGCGGcctgtggggccagcccagcctgctccccGCGCTGCGCGGCCTGGCCGCCGCCttccaggtgctggagctggccgCCCTCAACCTGCACTTCTTCCCCTGGCGCAAGGAGTTCAGCACCATCAAG ACGTTCTCGGGGGTGTACGTGCACTGTCTGCGGGCGGCGCTGCCAGAGCCGGACCTGGCCAGGAGCTTCCGCCGCCTGGGCTACGAGCGCAGGGACGCCCACCACCTGGTGGTGACGCGGCCGCCCCCGGGCGCCGAGCTGATGCACGTGGCCTGCAGCTTCTTCGCGGCCCGGCTGGAGTGCGAGATCCTGGAGGacgtcctgctgcagctggggccgtGCTGCGTGTCTGCCGACGACCTGCTCCAGGCGCGCAGAGGCACCAGCGGCCTGAGCGCCTGCGTGGAGAGGCTGCAGAGACTGGCACGCTGGCCCCGAGGCAGGGAGCTTGGGGTGGCTCCGGCGCCCGGCGGCGAGGCAGACACCGATCTCTACCAGGACCCCGGAAACCTGTCCCGCACCCCCGTGGCAGGCCGGCGGAGCTACGAGCGGAGCCCCAAGCTGTGGGGCGAGCCTGCCGGCGGCTATTACCCCCTGCCGGAGGCTGAGGACCCCgagctggagcagggcctgggggacagggCCGACCCGGAGCTGGCTTCCTTCTCCTTCCTGTcgctgaggcaggagctgggccgcGTCGGCGGCTCGCTGACCCCCGAGAACGCCAGGAGCCGGAGCCCAGCTCCgagctgcagctacagccccCGCGCCGGGGCCAGCTCCCCGGGGCTCTACCGCGCTGCCGACCGGCCCTTCCAGGCAGCCGAGAACGCGTGGGGGCTGGCCCCCGCCTGCCCGCGGccggagggtggggagggggcagggccggtGCTGGCGCTGTCTGAGGTGCCGCGGTACCAGCTGCACATGTGCCTGAGCCAAGGCACCCTGCCCTCCTACTACTgcagcacctgccagcagctgcacgCCCGGGGCTGCGAGGCGCTGCAGGCCTGCTGGGGCGGGCACAGCATGCAGGAGCTGCGTGGCGAGAAGCAGCAGCGCCTCTGGCTGCTGAGAACCGAGGTGGACATGATGCTGCAGGAGAGCGGGGGCGGGCGGCCGTAG
- the CDK10 gene encoding cyclin-dependent kinase 10 isoform X2 — protein MAEGSSAEAGGEVLRLRRLRGGGYFEVPPEQRLGACRSVKEFEKLNRIGEGTYGIVYRARDTRTDEIVALKKVRMDKEKDGIPISSLREITLLLRLRHPNIVELKEVVVGNHLESIFLVMGYCEQDLASLLENMQTPFSEAQVKCIILQVLRGLQYLHENFIIHRDLKVSNLLMTDKGCVKTADFGLARAYGVPLKPMTPKVVTLWYRAPELLLGTMTQTTSIDMWAVGCILAELLAHKPLLPGSSEIHQIDLIVQLLGTPNENIWPGFSKLPLVSQYTLRKQPYNNLKHKFPWLSEAGLRLLNFLFMYDPKKRATAGDCLESSYFKEKPLPCEPELMPTFPHHRNKRAATTSTGAETQGKRSKP, from the exons ATGGCGGAGGGGTCCTCCGCCGAGGCTGGTGGCGAGGTGTTGCGTCTCCGGCGGCTCCGCGGCGGGGGGTACTTCGAGGTGCCCCCGGAGCAGCGG CTGGGCGCCTGCCGGAGTGTGAAGGAGTTTGAGAAGCTGAACCGCATCGGCGAGGGCACCTACGGCATCGTGT ACCGTGCCAGAGATACCAGAACAGACGAGATCGTGGCGCTGAAGAAGGTGCGGATGGACAAGGAGAAGGACG GCATTCCCATCAGCAGCCTGCGGGAGATCaccctgctgctgaggctgcgGCACCCCAACATCGTGGAGCtgaaggaggtggtggtggggaaccaCCTGGAGAG CATCTTCCTGGTGATGGGTTACTGCGAGCAGGACCTCGCCAGCCTCCTCGAGAACATGCAGACGCCCTTTTCGGAGGCTCAG GTGAAGTGCATCATCCTGCAGGTCCTCAGGGGGCTCCAGTATCTCCACGAGAACTTCATCATCCACCG GGACCTGAAGGTGTCCAACCTGCTCATGACGGACAAGGGCTGTGTGAAGACGG CGGATTTCGGGCTGGCTCGTGCCTACGGAGTGCCGCTGAAGCCAATGACCCCCAAGGTCGTCACCCTCTG GTACCGCGCCccggagctgctgctggggacaATGACCCAGACCACCAGCATTGACATGTG ggctgtgggctgCATCCTGGCAGAACTGCTGGCCCACAAGCCGCTGCTGCCGGGGAGCTCCGAGATCCACCAGATCGACCTGATCGTGCAGCTGCTGGGGACGCCCAACGAGAACATCTGGCCG ggcttcTCCAAGCTGCCGCTGGTGAGCCAGTACACGCTGCGCAAGCAGCCCTACAACAACCTCAAGCACAAGTTCCCGTGGCTGTCGGAGGCCGGGCTGCGTCTCCTCAACTTCCTCTTCATGTACGACCCCAAGAAGAG GGCAACGGCGGGCGACTGCCTGGAGAGCTCCTACTTTAAGGAGAAGCCCTTGC cctGCGAGCCTGAGCTCATGCCCACCTTCCCGCACCACCGCAACAAGAGAGCCGCCACCACCAGCACAGGGGCTGAAACCCAGGGCAAGCGCAGCAAGCCCTGA
- the VPS9D1 gene encoding VPS9 domain-containing protein 1 isoform X3, with protein sequence MAAGGDGALRPLQSAMKLAHGALRLDSAQRPREAYVEYLKSIHYISQALLEEAAAAPDGAEGVTPDTPKMLKLAEQCLERAKSSVAELGKSQVKPAAPEKGPGPAPVSRHRRVFSDEGGKLSPFLPPEIFQKLQVAEAQSSKKELTPLEEASLQNQKLKAAYEARLARLNPSQALQKTSLTLSLQRQMMENLVIAKAREETLQRKMEERRLRLQEAANRRFSSSVALTPEEQEQRELYAAILEYEQDHEWPRLWKSKLRRNPADLTLVSGLFSCLLSLSSAPLIEDPPALTSSPCPPQRDSSFEDLERFLMGPEGVAPAEKKVASLPEQLKGIVKDIHNAVDRLLSLALLAFEGLNAAPAKDQCLACIEEAFFPPLWAPLLALYRSVYKAQEAALSWGMERHHNTPPADMGVPSKLLPWDSATQAPGSYPYSAAVQELRLIALESCPQRKLDCIVRALRMICECAEEYCGARESQPPAAAIGADDLLPILSYVAVRSSLPQLVSECAALEEFIHEGYLIGEEGYCLTSLQSALAFLESLPAGATAK encoded by the exons ATGGCGGCGGGCGGCGACGGGGCGCTGCGCCCGCTGCAGAGCGCCATGAAGCTGGCGCACGGCGCCCTGCGCCTCGACAGCGCCCAGCGCCCCCGG GAGGCCTACGTGGAGTACCTGAAGAGCATCCACTAcatctcccaggccctgctggaggaggcGGCGGCCGCCCCAG ACGGGGCCGAGGGGGTGACGCCCGACACGCCCAAGATGCTGAAGCTGGCGGAGCAGTGCCTGGAGAGAGCCAAGTCCAGCGTGGCCGAGCTCG GGAAGAGCCAGGTGAAGCCGGCAGCGCCCGAGAagggcccaggccctgctcccgTCTCCCGGCACCGCAGGGTCTTCTCGGACGAGGGCGGGAAGCTGTCGCCCTTCCTGCCCCCGGAGATCTTCCAGAAGCTGCAGGTCGCGGAGGCGCAGAGCTCCAAGAA GGAGCTCACGCCGCTGGAGGAGGCGTCGCTGCAGAACCAGAAGCTGAAGGCCGCGTACGAGGCGCGCCTGGCCCGGCTcaaccccagccaggccctgcagaAGACCTCTCTG ACGCTGTCCCTCCAGCGGCAGATGATGGAGAACCTGGTGATCGCCAAGGCGCGGGAGGAGACC CTCCAGCGCAAGATGGAGGAGCGCCGGCTGCGCCTCCAGGAGGCAGCCAACAG GCGGTTCTCCAGCAGCGTGGCCCTAACCCCCGAGGAGCAGGAACAGCGGGAGCTCTACGCCGCCATCCTGGAGTACGAGCAAGACCAC GAGTGGCCCCGGCTCTGGAAGAGCAAGCTGAGGAGGAACCCGGCAGACCTCACCCTGGTGTCCGGCCTCTTCTCCTGCCTCCTCAG CCTCTCCAGTGCCCCCCTCATCGAGGACCCACCTGCCCtcacctccagcccctgcccaccccagcggGACAGCTCCTTTGAGGACCTGGAGCGGTTCCTGATGGGGCCAGAAGGTGTAGCCCCGGCTGAGAAGAAGGTGGCATCTCTCCCAGAGCAGCTGAAAGGCATCGTGAAGGACATCCACAATGCCGTGG accggctcctgtccctggccctgctggccttcGAGGGCCTCAACGCTGCCCCCGCCAAAGACCAGTGCCTGGCCTGCATTGAGGAAGCCTTCTTccccccgctttgggccccactgctGGCTCTGTACAG AAGCGTGTACAAGGCCCAGGAAGCTGCCCTGTCATGGGGCATGGAGCGCCACCACAACACACCGCCTGCAGACATGGGGGTCCCCTCCAagctgctgccctgggacagTGCAACGCAGGCGCCGGGCTCCTACCCCTACAGCGCTGCCGTGCAGGAGCTGCGGCTCATTGCCCTGGAGAGCTGCCCACAGAGGAAGCTGGACTGCATTG TGCGAGCTCTGCGCATGATCTGCGAGTGTGCTGAGGAATACTGCGGGGCACGGGAGAGCCAGCCCCCTGCGGCCGCTAT TGGTGCTGATGACCTGCTGCCCATCCTGTCCTACGTGGCCGTCCggagcagcctgccccagctggtgTCGGAGTGTGCCGCACTGGAGGAATTCATTCACGAAGG GTACCTGATCGGCGAGGAGGGGTACTGCCTGACCTCCCTGCAGagcgccttggccttcctggagtccTTGCCCGCTGGGGCCACGGCCAAATAG
- the VPS9D1 gene encoding VPS9 domain-containing protein 1 isoform X2: MAAGGDGALRPLQSAMKLAHGALRLDSAQRPREAYVEYLKSIHYISQALLEEAAAAPDGAEGVTPDTPKMLKLAEQCLERAKSSVAELGKSQVKPAAPEKGPGPAPVSRHRRVFSDEGGKLSPFLPPEIFQKLQVAEAQSSKKELTPLEEASLQNQKLKAAYEARLARLNPSQALQKTSLTLSLQRQMMENLVIAKAREETLQRKMEERRLRLQEAANRRFSSSVALTPEEQEQRELYAAILEYEQDHEWPRLWKSKLRRNPADLTLVSGLFSCLLSCPDHPICQLLRKLQCAVYSRLYPVVSRGMGDPPTCLSLDAEGLPEPGGRRLRASQSLHCMFSVHETNQLNLRHSLSSAPLIEDPPALTSSPCPPQRDSSFEDLERFLMGPEGVAPAEKKVASLPEQLKGIVKDIHNAVDRLLSLALLAFEGLNAAPAKDQCLACIEEAFFPPLWAPLLALYRSVYKAQEAALSWGMERHHNTPPADMGVPSKLLPWDSATQAPGSYPYSAAVQELRLIALESCPQRKLDCIVVLMTCCPSCPTWPSGAACPSWCRSVPHWRNSFTKGT, from the exons ATGGCGGCGGGCGGCGACGGGGCGCTGCGCCCGCTGCAGAGCGCCATGAAGCTGGCGCACGGCGCCCTGCGCCTCGACAGCGCCCAGCGCCCCCGG GAGGCCTACGTGGAGTACCTGAAGAGCATCCACTAcatctcccaggccctgctggaggaggcGGCGGCCGCCCCAG ACGGGGCCGAGGGGGTGACGCCCGACACGCCCAAGATGCTGAAGCTGGCGGAGCAGTGCCTGGAGAGAGCCAAGTCCAGCGTGGCCGAGCTCG GGAAGAGCCAGGTGAAGCCGGCAGCGCCCGAGAagggcccaggccctgctcccgTCTCCCGGCACCGCAGGGTCTTCTCGGACGAGGGCGGGAAGCTGTCGCCCTTCCTGCCCCCGGAGATCTTCCAGAAGCTGCAGGTCGCGGAGGCGCAGAGCTCCAAGAA GGAGCTCACGCCGCTGGAGGAGGCGTCGCTGCAGAACCAGAAGCTGAAGGCCGCGTACGAGGCGCGCCTGGCCCGGCTcaaccccagccaggccctgcagaAGACCTCTCTG ACGCTGTCCCTCCAGCGGCAGATGATGGAGAACCTGGTGATCGCCAAGGCGCGGGAGGAGACC CTCCAGCGCAAGATGGAGGAGCGCCGGCTGCGCCTCCAGGAGGCAGCCAACAG GCGGTTCTCCAGCAGCGTGGCCCTAACCCCCGAGGAGCAGGAACAGCGGGAGCTCTACGCCGCCATCCTGGAGTACGAGCAAGACCAC GAGTGGCCCCGGCTCTGGAAGAGCAAGCTGAGGAGGAACCCGGCAGACCTCACCCTGGTGTCCGGCCTCTTCTCCTGCCTCCTCAG CTGTCCCGACCACCCCATCTGCCAGCTGCTGCGGAAACTGCAGTGTGCGGTCTACAGCCGGCTCTACCCTGTGGTTAGCCGGGGCATGGGCGACCCCCCGACCTGCCTGTCACTAGATGCTGaggggctgccagagccagggggcCGGCGGCTCCGGGCCTCGCAGAGCCTGCACTGCATGTTCTCCGTGCATGAGACCAACCAGCTCAACCTGCGCCACAGCCTCTCCAGTGCCCCCCTCATCGAGGACCCACCTGCCCtcacctccagcccctgcccaccccagcggGACAGCTCCTTTGAGGACCTGGAGCGGTTCCTGATGGGGCCAGAAGGTGTAGCCCCGGCTGAGAAGAAGGTGGCATCTCTCCCAGAGCAGCTGAAAGGCATCGTGAAGGACATCCACAATGCCGTGG accggctcctgtccctggccctgctggccttcGAGGGCCTCAACGCTGCCCCCGCCAAAGACCAGTGCCTGGCCTGCATTGAGGAAGCCTTCTTccccccgctttgggccccactgctGGCTCTGTACAG AAGCGTGTACAAGGCCCAGGAAGCTGCCCTGTCATGGGGCATGGAGCGCCACCACAACACACCGCCTGCAGACATGGGGGTCCCCTCCAagctgctgccctgggacagTGCAACGCAGGCGCCGGGCTCCTACCCCTACAGCGCTGCCGTGCAGGAGCTGCGGCTCATTGCCCTGGAGAGCTGCCCACAGAGGAAGCTGGACTGCATTG TGGTGCTGATGACCTGCTGCCCATCCTGTCCTACGTGGCCGTCCggagcagcctgccccagctggtgTCGGAGTGTGCCGCACTGGAGGAATTCATTCACGAAGG GTACCTGA
- the VPS9D1 gene encoding VPS9 domain-containing protein 1 isoform X1 → MAAGGDGALRPLQSAMKLAHGALRLDSAQRPREAYVEYLKSIHYISQALLEEAAAAPDGAEGVTPDTPKMLKLAEQCLERAKSSVAELGKSQVKPAAPEKGPGPAPVSRHRRVFSDEGGKLSPFLPPEIFQKLQVAEAQSSKKELTPLEEASLQNQKLKAAYEARLARLNPSQALQKTSLTLSLQRQMMENLVIAKAREETLQRKMEERRLRLQEAANRRFSSSVALTPEEQEQRELYAAILEYEQDHEWPRLWKSKLRRNPADLTLVSGLFSCLLSCPDHPICQLLRKLQCAVYSRLYPVVSRGMGDPPTCLSLDAEGLPEPGGRRLRASQSLHCMFSVHETNQLNLRHSLSSAPLIEDPPALTSSPCPPQRDSSFEDLERFLMGPEGVAPAEKKVASLPEQLKGIVKDIHNAVDRLLSLALLAFEGLNAAPAKDQCLACIEEAFFPPLWAPLLALYRSVYKAQEAALSWGMERHHNTPPADMGVPSKLLPWDSATQAPGSYPYSAAVQELRLIALESCPQRKLDCIVRALRMICECAEEYCGARESQPPAAAIGADDLLPILSYVAVRSSLPQLVSECAALEEFIHEGYLIGEEGYCLTSLQSALAFLESLPAGATAK, encoded by the exons ATGGCGGCGGGCGGCGACGGGGCGCTGCGCCCGCTGCAGAGCGCCATGAAGCTGGCGCACGGCGCCCTGCGCCTCGACAGCGCCCAGCGCCCCCGG GAGGCCTACGTGGAGTACCTGAAGAGCATCCACTAcatctcccaggccctgctggaggaggcGGCGGCCGCCCCAG ACGGGGCCGAGGGGGTGACGCCCGACACGCCCAAGATGCTGAAGCTGGCGGAGCAGTGCCTGGAGAGAGCCAAGTCCAGCGTGGCCGAGCTCG GGAAGAGCCAGGTGAAGCCGGCAGCGCCCGAGAagggcccaggccctgctcccgTCTCCCGGCACCGCAGGGTCTTCTCGGACGAGGGCGGGAAGCTGTCGCCCTTCCTGCCCCCGGAGATCTTCCAGAAGCTGCAGGTCGCGGAGGCGCAGAGCTCCAAGAA GGAGCTCACGCCGCTGGAGGAGGCGTCGCTGCAGAACCAGAAGCTGAAGGCCGCGTACGAGGCGCGCCTGGCCCGGCTcaaccccagccaggccctgcagaAGACCTCTCTG ACGCTGTCCCTCCAGCGGCAGATGATGGAGAACCTGGTGATCGCCAAGGCGCGGGAGGAGACC CTCCAGCGCAAGATGGAGGAGCGCCGGCTGCGCCTCCAGGAGGCAGCCAACAG GCGGTTCTCCAGCAGCGTGGCCCTAACCCCCGAGGAGCAGGAACAGCGGGAGCTCTACGCCGCCATCCTGGAGTACGAGCAAGACCAC GAGTGGCCCCGGCTCTGGAAGAGCAAGCTGAGGAGGAACCCGGCAGACCTCACCCTGGTGTCCGGCCTCTTCTCCTGCCTCCTCAG CTGTCCCGACCACCCCATCTGCCAGCTGCTGCGGAAACTGCAGTGTGCGGTCTACAGCCGGCTCTACCCTGTGGTTAGCCGGGGCATGGGCGACCCCCCGACCTGCCTGTCACTAGATGCTGaggggctgccagagccagggggcCGGCGGCTCCGGGCCTCGCAGAGCCTGCACTGCATGTTCTCCGTGCATGAGACCAACCAGCTCAACCTGCGCCACAGCCTCTCCAGTGCCCCCCTCATCGAGGACCCACCTGCCCtcacctccagcccctgcccaccccagcggGACAGCTCCTTTGAGGACCTGGAGCGGTTCCTGATGGGGCCAGAAGGTGTAGCCCCGGCTGAGAAGAAGGTGGCATCTCTCCCAGAGCAGCTGAAAGGCATCGTGAAGGACATCCACAATGCCGTGG accggctcctgtccctggccctgctggccttcGAGGGCCTCAACGCTGCCCCCGCCAAAGACCAGTGCCTGGCCTGCATTGAGGAAGCCTTCTTccccccgctttgggccccactgctGGCTCTGTACAG AAGCGTGTACAAGGCCCAGGAAGCTGCCCTGTCATGGGGCATGGAGCGCCACCACAACACACCGCCTGCAGACATGGGGGTCCCCTCCAagctgctgccctgggacagTGCAACGCAGGCGCCGGGCTCCTACCCCTACAGCGCTGCCGTGCAGGAGCTGCGGCTCATTGCCCTGGAGAGCTGCCCACAGAGGAAGCTGGACTGCATTG TGCGAGCTCTGCGCATGATCTGCGAGTGTGCTGAGGAATACTGCGGGGCACGGGAGAGCCAGCCCCCTGCGGCCGCTAT TGGTGCTGATGACCTGCTGCCCATCCTGTCCTACGTGGCCGTCCggagcagcctgccccagctggtgTCGGAGTGTGCCGCACTGGAGGAATTCATTCACGAAGG GTACCTGATCGGCGAGGAGGGGTACTGCCTGACCTCCCTGCAGagcgccttggccttcctggagtccTTGCCCGCTGGGGCCACGGCCAAATAG
- the CDK10 gene encoding cyclin-dependent kinase 10 isoform X1, translated as MRGGTARRHGGGVLRRGWWRGVASPAAPRRGVLRGAPGAADRARDTRTDEIVALKKVRMDKEKDGIPISSLREITLLLRLRHPNIVELKEVVVGNHLESIFLVMGYCEQDLASLLENMQTPFSEAQVKCIILQVLRGLQYLHENFIIHRDLKVSNLLMTDKGCVKTADFGLARAYGVPLKPMTPKVVTLWYRAPELLLGTMTQTTSIDMWAVGCILAELLAHKPLLPGSSEIHQIDLIVQLLGTPNENIWPGFSKLPLVSQYTLRKQPYNNLKHKFPWLSEAGLRLLNFLFMYDPKKRATAGDCLESSYFKEKPLPCEPELMPTFPHHRNKRAATTSTGAETQGKRSKP; from the exons ATGCGCGGCGGCACAGCGCGGCGCCATGGCGGAGGGGTCCTCCGCCGAGGCTGGTGGCGAGGTGTTGCGTCTCCGGCGGCTCCGCGGCGGGGGGTACTTCGAGGTGCCCCCGGAGCAGCGG ACCGTGCCAGAGATACCAGAACAGACGAGATCGTGGCGCTGAAGAAGGTGCGGATGGACAAGGAGAAGGACG GCATTCCCATCAGCAGCCTGCGGGAGATCaccctgctgctgaggctgcgGCACCCCAACATCGTGGAGCtgaaggaggtggtggtggggaaccaCCTGGAGAG CATCTTCCTGGTGATGGGTTACTGCGAGCAGGACCTCGCCAGCCTCCTCGAGAACATGCAGACGCCCTTTTCGGAGGCTCAG GTGAAGTGCATCATCCTGCAGGTCCTCAGGGGGCTCCAGTATCTCCACGAGAACTTCATCATCCACCG GGACCTGAAGGTGTCCAACCTGCTCATGACGGACAAGGGCTGTGTGAAGACGG CGGATTTCGGGCTGGCTCGTGCCTACGGAGTGCCGCTGAAGCCAATGACCCCCAAGGTCGTCACCCTCTG GTACCGCGCCccggagctgctgctggggacaATGACCCAGACCACCAGCATTGACATGTG ggctgtgggctgCATCCTGGCAGAACTGCTGGCCCACAAGCCGCTGCTGCCGGGGAGCTCCGAGATCCACCAGATCGACCTGATCGTGCAGCTGCTGGGGACGCCCAACGAGAACATCTGGCCG ggcttcTCCAAGCTGCCGCTGGTGAGCCAGTACACGCTGCGCAAGCAGCCCTACAACAACCTCAAGCACAAGTTCCCGTGGCTGTCGGAGGCCGGGCTGCGTCTCCTCAACTTCCTCTTCATGTACGACCCCAAGAAGAG GGCAACGGCGGGCGACTGCCTGGAGAGCTCCTACTTTAAGGAGAAGCCCTTGC cctGCGAGCCTGAGCTCATGCCCACCTTCCCGCACCACCGCAACAAGAGAGCCGCCACCACCAGCACAGGGGCTGAAACCCAGGGCAAGCGCAGCAAGCCCTGA